The Neobacillus sp. PS3-34 genome has a window encoding:
- the fdhF gene encoding formate dehydrogenase subunit alpha has protein sequence MRKAGKLVEATWEEALNYIATKLNGILTELGPNAISMFACSRTTNESNYITQKFMRAVIGSNNIDGCNRTUHAPSVAGLATIFGSGFPTNTLEDFDEAEVLLLFGSNTTEAHPIIANRIKKAVKSGLKMIVIDPRKIDMAKSAHRHLQINVGSDIALINAFIRIILEENLYNKDFIKNFTEDIDALKERVDRYTPEYASEITGVSSEDILMSAREYASAGSAMIAYTLGITEHHCGVNNVFDIGNLALLTGNIGKKGTGIMPLRGQNNVQGAGDMGCLPNHLPGAMNLSNPDNRLRYETEWKVTLNKEAGDTQTRTFDRLEEGGLKALYVIGENPLLADVHMNHTKKLLEKLDLLVVQDIFMTETAELADVVLPARSWGEVDGTYTNTDRRIQRARKAVEAYPETKEDWQILCELSSLMGYEMKYENSEEIWDEVRRLAWEMYGGISYSRLEKEYGIHYPCPDETHQGTFILHQRFHQEASEETKKAPFVPVEYTAPLEQPDAEYPFILTTGRRYESYNTHSQTRYYAVGVKLKQTEETVDIHPEDAAKLGVQDGEIVSVKSRRGELKVKTKITDQVVPGLVFMSFHWSEVPTNVLTINEYDPISGTAEFKACAVAIAPLKNQ, from the coding sequence TTGAGAAAAGCAGGCAAGCTGGTAGAGGCCACATGGGAAGAAGCGCTTAATTATATTGCTACAAAATTAAACGGTATTCTAACCGAATTGGGACCAAATGCCATCTCCATGTTTGCATGCTCCCGAACTACAAATGAATCCAATTATATTACACAAAAATTTATGAGGGCTGTAATTGGAAGCAATAATATTGATGGCTGCAACCGAACGTGACACGCCCCTAGTGTTGCCGGTCTGGCAACTATTTTTGGAAGCGGTTTCCCAACAAACACACTTGAGGATTTTGATGAAGCTGAAGTTCTTCTTTTATTCGGCTCCAATACTACGGAAGCACATCCTATCATTGCAAACCGTATAAAAAAAGCCGTAAAATCGGGCTTGAAAATGATTGTTATTGACCCAAGAAAAATAGATATGGCCAAGTCTGCACACCGTCATTTACAAATTAATGTAGGTTCAGATATTGCCCTTATTAATGCATTCATTAGAATCATTCTTGAGGAGAATCTGTATAACAAGGATTTCATCAAGAACTTTACAGAGGATATTGATGCACTTAAAGAAAGAGTAGATCGGTATACACCTGAATATGCATCTGAAATAACGGGTGTCAGCTCTGAGGATATCCTGATGTCAGCAAGAGAATATGCAAGTGCAGGGAGTGCTATGATCGCTTATACTTTAGGCATTACAGAGCACCATTGCGGAGTAAACAATGTGTTCGATATTGGAAATCTCGCTTTGCTGACTGGCAATATCGGAAAAAAAGGTACTGGAATAATGCCGCTTCGCGGTCAAAATAACGTTCAGGGAGCAGGGGATATGGGATGTCTGCCAAATCACCTTCCAGGGGCAATGAATCTTTCAAATCCAGATAATAGGCTCCGGTATGAAACGGAATGGAAAGTTACATTGAATAAGGAGGCAGGTGACACACAAACCAGGACATTTGACAGGCTTGAAGAAGGTGGTCTAAAAGCACTTTATGTTATTGGTGAAAATCCGCTTTTGGCAGATGTTCATATGAATCACACCAAAAAGCTGCTTGAAAAACTGGATTTATTAGTAGTACAAGATATCTTTATGACAGAAACTGCTGAGTTGGCTGATGTTGTATTGCCGGCACGTTCTTGGGGAGAAGTTGATGGTACCTATACGAATACTGACAGAAGAATCCAGAGAGCCCGTAAGGCAGTGGAGGCCTATCCGGAAACGAAAGAAGATTGGCAAATTCTTTGTGAATTATCCTCATTAATGGGTTATGAGATGAAGTATGAGAATAGTGAAGAAATCTGGGATGAAGTACGCAGGCTCGCATGGGAAATGTATGGAGGTATTTCTTATTCCCGTCTGGAAAAGGAATACGGCATCCATTATCCATGCCCTGATGAAACACATCAGGGAACATTTATTTTGCATCAAAGATTCCATCAGGAGGCAAGTGAAGAGACCAAAAAAGCACCATTTGTACCGGTGGAATATACAGCACCTTTAGAGCAGCCAGATGCTGAGTATCCTTTTATTTTAACAACAGGCAGAAGGTACGAATCTTATAATACCCATTCACAAACACGCTATTATGCTGTAGGGGTAAAACTGAAGCAAACAGAAGAAACAGTCGATATCCATCCGGAAGATGCAGCAAAACTTGGTGTACAGGACGGTGAAATTGTTTCTGTAAAATCCCGCCGTGGAGAATTAAAGGTAAAAACGAAAATTACTGACCAGGTTGTGCCGGGGCTTGTATTTATGAGCTTTCACTGGAGTGAAGTCCCAACAAATGTATTAACAATCAATGAGTATGATCCAATTTCAGGTACGGCTGAATTTAAAGCGTGTGCCGTTGCAATAGCTCCGCTAAAGAATCAATAA
- a CDS encoding DoxX family membrane protein, which translates to MKKKMASLFIFIAILNTPIFTEAHVKWFTELKPVKVPIEQILSPLFMVIAIGVAIGLAILPQLLPVLMRWKPLQKADKFLEGFRKYSRYILKYGTAAALIIQVSSGTIFAPEIHIHSDLITYMAWAAIIFLLIPIHYSTKAGALILFIIFINMASHYGPFHMLDYGFYLAIIFVLLIGSTKIEEWGFPFLYLGTGLSLCWVAVEKWVYPGLSVDIILHHGVPTFGYDPSTFIVLSAFIEFVVGYLLVVGVLNRLLAIVLTGIFIMTTTLFGGVELSGHFMIHIILIIFIIEGVSFYNPPIKIHKTKIDQMIFVFLNFLFVLSTFLLIYYRFA; encoded by the coding sequence ATGAAGAAAAAGATGGCTTCATTATTCATTTTTATAGCTATTTTAAATACACCTATTTTCACTGAAGCGCATGTAAAATGGTTCACCGAGCTTAAACCTGTTAAAGTGCCGATTGAACAAATTTTATCTCCCTTGTTCATGGTTATAGCGATCGGAGTGGCGATTGGCCTAGCCATTCTTCCCCAGCTTTTGCCTGTTCTAATGAGATGGAAGCCACTTCAAAAGGCTGATAAGTTTTTGGAGGGTTTCAGAAAATACTCCCGCTATATTCTAAAATATGGAACGGCAGCAGCATTAATCATTCAAGTAAGTTCAGGAACCATTTTTGCACCTGAAATTCACATTCATTCAGATTTAATTACCTACATGGCATGGGCAGCAATTATATTTCTACTAATACCCATCCATTATTCAACCAAGGCTGGCGCTCTCATATTATTTATCATTTTTATTAATATGGCTTCACACTACGGTCCTTTTCATATGCTTGATTATGGATTTTACCTGGCCATCATTTTCGTCTTGTTAATTGGGAGTACAAAAATTGAAGAATGGGGCTTTCCATTCCTTTATTTAGGAACAGGATTATCTCTCTGTTGGGTAGCAGTCGAAAAATGGGTATACCCTGGGCTTTCGGTTGATATTATCCTCCATCATGGAGTGCCGACTTTTGGATACGATCCTTCTACTTTTATTGTTTTAAGTGCATTTATTGAATTTGTTGTTGGTTACTTGCTTGTTGTAGGAGTGCTTAATAGACTGCTTGCTATTGTCCTTACAGGCATTTTCATCATGACCACAACCTTATTCGGAGGTGTGGAGCTTTCAGGGCATTTTATGATCCACATCATCCTTATTATCTTTATAATAGAAGGGGTTTCATTTTATAATCCCCCTATTAAAATTCATAAAACAAAGATCGATCAAATGATATTTGTATTTTTGAACTTCTTGTTTGTTCTTTCAACATTCCTCTTAATCTACTATAGATTTGCGTAA
- a CDS encoding LysM peptidoglycan-binding domain-containing protein → MKKTFKTLIAVAALSGTVGANVQAAEITVKKGDTIWDLSQVHNESVENIKSWNNLSSDLIYPGDVIITSPEANYSVKDGDSLWEIARNYNVHVNELMKWNQLDNELIKPGMKLMIFKSGKGPFNIAAPVTHRVKTEEKTPEKVESVSTTTPVKQPAKPAMAKPEPAKHTASVPAVSTPTVPKPAAQKEQKPAEAAQPVQKTTSPSDNADKEISVLATAYTANCEGCSGVTTTGINLKDNPDAKVISVDPSIIPLGSKVFVEGYGYATAGDTGGSIKGNRIDVFIPTQEAAEQWGSKQVTVKIIK, encoded by the coding sequence ATGAAAAAAACATTTAAAACATTAATTGCTGTTGCTGCACTCTCAGGAACTGTTGGTGCTAATGTACAGGCGGCAGAAATCACTGTAAAAAAAGGTGACACAATTTGGGATCTTTCTCAAGTACATAATGAGTCTGTAGAAAACATAAAAAGCTGGAATAACTTATCTTCTGACCTTATTTACCCTGGCGATGTCATCATTACTTCACCTGAAGCGAACTATTCAGTTAAAGACGGTGATTCATTATGGGAAATTGCAAGAAACTATAATGTACATGTTAATGAGTTAATGAAATGGAATCAGTTGGATAATGAATTAATTAAACCTGGTATGAAATTAATGATATTTAAGAGCGGCAAGGGACCTTTCAATATCGCTGCCCCAGTTACACATCGAGTTAAAACAGAGGAAAAAACACCTGAGAAGGTAGAGTCTGTTTCAACTACAACACCAGTTAAACAGCCTGCGAAGCCAGCTATGGCCAAACCTGAACCAGCCAAACATACTGCATCGGTACCGGCTGTTAGTACTCCAACTGTACCAAAACCGGCTGCACAGAAAGAGCAGAAGCCTGCTGAAGCTGCTCAACCTGTTCAGAAAACCACTAGTCCTTCAGATAATGCTGATAAAGAAATTTCCGTTTTAGCTACAGCATATACTGCTAACTGTGAAGGATGCTCAGGTGTGACGACAACGGGCATTAATTTAAAAGATAATCCAGATGCAAAAGTAATCTCTGTTGATCCTTCGATTATACCGCTTGGTTCTAAGGTATTTGTTGAAGGCTATGGTTATGCAACTGCGGGTGATACTGGCGGAAGCATTAAAGGAAATAGAATTGATGTATTTATCCCTACACAAGAAGCAGCTGAACAATGGGGATCTAAACAAGTAACGGTTAAAATCATTAAATAA
- a CDS encoding NarK family nitrate/nitrite MFS transporter: MARITYWNPEDPKFWNEEGKKHARRNLWISVPSLMLAFIVWQIWSVVAVRLNDIGFHYTEEQLFTLAAIPGLVGATLRFIYTFAVGSMGGKNWTVISTGLLAIPAIGIGFAVQNPDTPFTIMLLLAALCGLGGGSFSSSSANISFFFPKKEKGTALGINGGLGNMGVSVVQFVTPLIITSGTFALVGDKQVLASGQHVWLQNAAFIWVIPIVIMTLLALFKMDNLPNAKQSVTDQFVIVKRKHTWIMTVLYVATFGSFIGYSAAFPLLLKSQFPEHLSLAFLGALVAAAARPVGGWISDKLGGSRVTAYVLVVMGIGATGVIYFLNDKHFAGFLISFLILFLASGIGSGSTFQMIPNIFIPKEAAPVIGFAAAFAAYGSFFIPKLFGWSVKTTGTPVTAFYFFIGFYVIALGLNWYFYQRKESASVREMAKQVG, encoded by the coding sequence ATGGCACGAATAACTTACTGGAATCCAGAAGATCCAAAATTCTGGAATGAGGAAGGAAAAAAACACGCAAGACGAAATCTATGGATATCTGTTCCATCATTAATGCTTGCTTTTATTGTTTGGCAAATTTGGTCAGTAGTAGCAGTAAGGTTAAATGATATCGGTTTTCACTACACAGAAGAGCAATTGTTCACATTAGCCGCCATACCGGGTCTCGTTGGAGCTACCCTTCGCTTTATCTATACCTTCGCTGTTGGATCAATGGGCGGTAAAAACTGGACAGTCATTTCAACTGGCTTGCTTGCTATCCCTGCTATCGGTATAGGCTTTGCTGTTCAGAATCCCGACACTCCCTTTACCATAATGCTTTTACTTGCTGCACTATGCGGACTTGGAGGAGGAAGCTTTTCATCATCTTCAGCCAATATCAGCTTCTTCTTTCCTAAAAAGGAAAAGGGAACTGCACTCGGCATAAACGGTGGTTTAGGCAATATGGGTGTATCCGTAGTTCAATTTGTCACACCGTTAATTATTACTTCAGGAACTTTCGCACTCGTTGGTGATAAACAAGTTTTGGCAAGCGGACAGCATGTTTGGCTGCAAAATGCTGCATTTATTTGGGTAATACCTATCGTAATTATGACCTTGCTGGCTTTATTTAAAATGGATAACCTTCCTAATGCAAAGCAATCTGTTACAGATCAATTTGTCATAGTGAAAAGGAAACATACATGGATTATGACAGTGCTTTATGTAGCAACTTTCGGTTCTTTCATTGGTTACTCTGCAGCTTTCCCATTATTATTAAAATCTCAATTTCCAGAACATCTTTCCCTTGCATTCCTTGGCGCATTAGTAGCAGCGGCTGCAAGGCCAGTAGGAGGTTGGATTTCAGATAAGTTAGGCGGATCAAGAGTTACTGCTTATGTTCTAGTAGTTATGGGTATTGGTGCAACGGGTGTAATTTACTTCTTAAATGATAAACATTTTGCTGGATTCCTGATTTCCTTTCTTATCTTATTCCTTGCTTCAGGAATAGGCTCTGGGTCTACATTTCAAATGATTCCTAACATATTTATCCCTAAAGAAGCGGCACCTGTCATTGGATTCGCAGCAGCTTTTGCAGCCTACGGTTCATTCTTCATCCCTAAATTATTTGGATGGTCAGTTAAAACAACTGGAACTCCTGTTACAGCATTTTACTTCTTTATCGGTTTCTATGTTATTGCTCTCGGATTAAACTGGTATTTCTATCAAAGAAAAGAATCTGCTTCAGTCAGAGAAATGGCAAAACAGGTCGGGTAA
- a CDS encoding lmo0937 family membrane protein, with translation MLWTIAAILLVLWVLGLVFHIAGGLIHFLLVAAIVVFIFNFIKGKAAR, from the coding sequence ATGCTTTGGACAATAGCGGCGATACTGCTTGTATTGTGGGTTTTAGGACTTGTTTTTCATATCGCTGGAGGATTAATTCATTTCCTCTTAGTAGCAGCAATAGTTGTATTTATTTTTAATTTCATTAAAGGAAAAGCAGCTAGATAA
- a CDS encoding molybdopterin-dependent oxidoreductase translates to MVWENERTDMNVYSQGEVDKWVYSTCNICSVGCGCHIAVKDGSIVGIKGNAKHPINRGRLGPKGENQWQANNSPDRLLTPLIRNSFGELVPSTWEAAMELITLKANDTLKRKGGNGIAIYSTGQGFLEDYYTIAKIGRAGLRTHLLDANTRLCTATTEFCLLQSFGSDGVPASFDDIDLTETLFMFGHNPAETGTVLFERIMERKKRTGKPYIIVVDPRKTLTAKKADLHLQLYPGTNVALLNGLVRMILEDGNIDKNFIQNHTIGLEKMSESVNSWTLEYTSEITGIPVGTLKEAAEKLGQTSSLVTTTLQGIYQSADATTACVAINNLHLVRGLIGKPGSGPLHMAGQPSSSANRTAGGVGTYPANRNSNNPDHIKEMAVLWNVKEMDLPVGPEKGIEEQIDMMENGEIEFFWNIGTNPMVSLPNRQRAKKAFDKTFVVVQDPFLTETAVVADVVLPAALWGKKKGLWKMPTGQLICFERQLNPLKV, encoded by the coding sequence ATGGTATGGGAAAATGAACGGACAGATATGAATGTCTACAGTCAAGGTGAGGTGGATAAATGGGTATATAGCACCTGCAATATTTGTTCTGTGGGCTGCGGATGTCATATTGCTGTTAAAGATGGATCGATTGTAGGTATAAAAGGCAATGCAAAGCACCCCATTAATAGGGGGAGGCTAGGACCCAAGGGAGAAAATCAATGGCAGGCAAATAACAGTCCTGACCGGTTATTAACTCCATTAATAAGGAATTCATTCGGAGAACTGGTTCCTTCAACATGGGAAGCTGCGATGGAATTGATTACATTAAAAGCTAATGATACGTTAAAAAGAAAAGGCGGGAATGGAATTGCTATATATTCAACGGGCCAGGGTTTCCTGGAGGATTATTATACAATTGCAAAAATAGGACGAGCAGGACTAAGGACACATTTATTGGATGCAAATACGAGGCTTTGTACTGCTACGACTGAATTTTGCCTGCTTCAATCGTTTGGTTCCGATGGAGTCCCTGCATCGTTTGATGATATTGACTTAACTGAAACTCTTTTTATGTTTGGCCACAATCCGGCAGAGACAGGCACGGTGCTTTTTGAAAGAATTATGGAAAGAAAAAAAAGAACGGGTAAACCTTATATCATTGTCGTAGATCCAAGGAAAACATTAACAGCTAAAAAAGCAGATTTACATCTTCAGCTATATCCTGGAACCAATGTTGCCTTATTGAACGGATTGGTCAGGATGATATTGGAAGATGGAAATATTGATAAAAACTTTATCCAAAATCATACGATTGGTTTAGAAAAAATGAGCGAGTCAGTCAATTCATGGACACTAGAGTATACAAGCGAAATCACAGGTATACCTGTTGGTACCCTTAAAGAAGCCGCTGAGAAGCTGGGGCAAACTTCATCACTTGTTACGACAACACTGCAGGGCATTTATCAAAGTGCGGATGCAACTACGGCTTGTGTGGCTATCAATAACCTTCATTTAGTAAGAGGATTAATTGGAAAGCCTGGCAGCGGCCCACTCCACATGGCCGGACAGCCCAGTTCATCTGCAAACCGAACAGCAGGCGGTGTTGGCACTTATCCTGCTAACCGTAATTCAAATAATCCCGACCATATAAAAGAAATGGCGGTACTTTGGAACGTCAAGGAAATGGACTTGCCAGTCGGCCCTGAAAAGGGAATTGAAGAACAAATAGATATGATGGAAAATGGAGAGATTGAATTTTTCTGGAATATTGGCACGAATCCGATGGTTTCGCTTCCGAATCGGCAAAGGGCGAAAAAGGCGTTTGACAAAACCTTCGTGGTTGTCCAAGATCCCTTTTTAACTGAAACAGCTGTGGTAGCAGATGTCGTCCTTCCAGCTGCTCTCTGGGGGAAAAAGAAGGGACTATGGAAAATGCCGACCGGACAATTAATATGCTTCGAAAGGCAGTTGAACCCCCTGAAGGTGTAA
- a CDS encoding molybdopterin dinucleotide binding domain-containing protein → MENADRTINMLRKAVEPPEGVKSDFEILLDFSKRMGFTDKDGKPLIQYRTPEECFEEWKEVSRGRPCDMTGITYEKLERYNGLRWPVNEQNPEGTVRLYSEGKFATESSYTQSYTKDQFTGRPLTKEEYEAMDPQGKAILHPTRYMPPAEEPNHDYPMWVTTGRLVWHWHTRTKTARSPYLQTAAPNAYAEINIEDAEALHLIEGEVVRIKSPRGEIEVPVRIGEAVQKGLIFVPFHFGSWEKKEAANELTADFTDPLSKQPTFKQSSCRIEKMRESHVVGEIARIDSIAAQFGISVENLQRANGLVTPYDLQIGRRLEVPLSIINVPIPEYLPFK, encoded by the coding sequence ATGGAAAATGCCGACCGGACAATTAATATGCTTCGAAAGGCAGTTGAACCCCCTGAAGGTGTAAAATCCGACTTTGAAATATTACTGGATTTTTCAAAACGAATGGGATTCACGGACAAGGATGGAAAGCCATTAATTCAATATCGGACCCCCGAGGAGTGTTTCGAGGAATGGAAGGAAGTTTCAAGGGGAAGGCCATGTGATATGACGGGGATCACATACGAGAAATTAGAAAGATATAACGGTTTGCGCTGGCCGGTAAATGAACAGAATCCGGAGGGAACAGTTCGATTGTATTCTGAAGGGAAATTTGCAACTGAATCCAGCTACACCCAATCTTATACAAAGGACCAGTTTACAGGCAGGCCGTTAACAAAAGAGGAATATGAAGCAATGGACCCACAAGGAAAGGCTATACTGCATCCTACCCGCTACATGCCGCCCGCGGAAGAGCCGAATCATGATTATCCAATGTGGGTGACAACAGGAAGGCTTGTATGGCATTGGCATACAAGGACAAAAACTGCTCGTTCTCCTTATCTGCAAACGGCTGCACCAAATGCCTATGCTGAAATTAATATAGAGGACGCAGAAGCGCTTCATTTAATAGAAGGTGAAGTAGTGAGGATTAAGTCTCCAAGAGGAGAAATTGAGGTCCCGGTACGGATAGGTGAAGCGGTTCAAAAAGGGCTTATTTTTGTACCATTCCATTTTGGAAGCTGGGAGAAAAAAGAGGCTGCTAATGAATTGACTGCTGATTTTACTGATCCATTATCAAAACAGCCTACCTTTAAGCAGTCTTCTTGCAGAATTGAAAAAATGAGGGAATCACATGTGGTTGGTGAAATCGCACGAATTGATTCGATCGCAGCACAGTTTGGAATCAGTGTAGAAAATTTGCAACGTGCAAATGGATTGGTTACTCCTTACGATTTGCAAATAGGAAGAAGGCTTGAAGTCCCATTGTCCATTATTAATGTCCCTATTCCTGAGTATTTGCCTTTTAAATAA
- a CDS encoding DUF421 domain-containing protein, with the protein MPEWIHIIIRSILFLMVLFLTTKMLGKKQISELSFFEYVSGITIGSIAGEVITGLESSMINGALAIVMFGGLTFLVDIFSLKSKSFRDIVEGRGTVIIKDGKVLEENLKKEKYTIDELSALLRQRDIFKIADVEFAVLEPRGTLSALLKKENQPLTPKDLNMKMATEKEPQTVIMDGSILDEALRSSGKSRGWLQTELEKLNVTLDNVFIGQVDSYGELTVDIYDDKIQVPSPQQRPLLLASLKKCQADLESFSLETNNLSAKEMYQINAKRLEETIKKLTPYLNG; encoded by the coding sequence ATGCCAGAATGGATACATATAATCATTCGATCTATTCTTTTTTTGATGGTATTATTTTTGACAACCAAGATGCTTGGAAAAAAACAAATTTCAGAGCTATCATTTTTCGAGTATGTTTCGGGAATTACAATCGGGAGCATAGCCGGAGAGGTTATAACTGGCCTTGAAAGCAGCATGATAAATGGGGCACTTGCTATCGTGATGTTTGGTGGCCTTACATTCCTTGTTGACATTTTTTCTTTAAAAAGTAAATCCTTTCGAGACATTGTAGAGGGTAGAGGCACGGTAATAATCAAAGATGGAAAGGTCCTTGAAGAGAATTTAAAAAAAGAAAAGTATACCATTGATGAGCTATCTGCATTACTCCGCCAAAGGGATATTTTTAAAATAGCCGACGTTGAATTCGCTGTTTTGGAACCAAGAGGAACCCTCAGCGCATTGTTAAAAAAAGAAAACCAGCCTCTAACACCGAAAGATTTAAATATGAAGATGGCAACTGAAAAGGAACCGCAAACGGTGATTATGGACGGAAGCATATTAGACGAAGCTTTACGATCGTCTGGAAAAAGCAGAGGCTGGCTCCAGACTGAACTTGAAAAACTAAATGTAACTCTGGATAATGTGTTTATTGGGCAAGTTGATTCCTACGGGGAATTGACAGTAGATATTTATGATGACAAAATTCAGGTTCCTTCACCTCAACAACGACCTCTTTTACTGGCCTCATTAAAAAAATGCCAGGCAGATCTCGAATCATTTTCGCTTGAAACAAATAATCTTAGTGCAAAAGAAATGTATCAAATCAATGCTAAACGCCTTGAAGAAACAATTAAAAAACTTACTCCATATCTAAACGGATAA
- a CDS encoding DUF1657 domain-containing protein, whose product MTVVANVQQCFTSLKGIENQLSIMALNSNDEDARRVFHKSMLTISDIKKDLQDRILVLQREEPQYQSK is encoded by the coding sequence ATGACGGTTGTAGCCAACGTTCAGCAATGTTTTACAAGTTTAAAAGGAATTGAAAACCAACTTTCCATCATGGCCCTTAATTCAAACGATGAAGATGCCCGAAGAGTTTTTCACAAATCAATGCTAACTATTAGCGATATTAAGAAAGACCTTCAGGACAGGATATTGGTTTTACAGCGGGAAGAACCTCAATATCAAAGTAAATGA
- a CDS encoding DUF1657 domain-containing protein, with product MTVGTQVKQAIAGLKSAQASFEGFALATDNQNAKQLYQDAAQQTQTVIDSIQPRLQEIEQEEPQYKQ from the coding sequence ATGACAGTTGGAACTCAAGTTAAGCAGGCAATTGCCGGACTAAAGAGTGCGCAAGCAAGCTTTGAAGGCTTTGCACTGGCAACAGACAATCAAAATGCGAAGCAATTGTATCAGGATGCAGCACAACAAACACAAACAGTCATTGATAGCATACAGCCTCGCCTTCAGGAAATTGAACAGGAAGAACCTCAATACAAACAATAA
- a CDS encoding YmaF family protein, with amino-acid sequence MPGKDEFINGFVPNHNHGSVDYTSVSAGHVHQCLDITSPPIPTQDGGHIHYTEGYVLFENGHTHHYKAYSGPAIPVGNGMHVHYYDFYTSEDNGHNHHVKGVDHPAPGNK; translated from the coding sequence ATGCCGGGGAAAGATGAATTCATTAATGGGTTTGTACCGAACCATAATCATGGTTCGGTTGATTACACCTCTGTAAGTGCCGGCCATGTGCATCAATGCCTTGATATTACATCCCCGCCGATACCGACACAGGATGGGGGACATATCCATTATACAGAGGGATATGTGTTATTTGAAAACGGGCATACGCATCATTACAAAGCATATTCTGGTCCAGCTATTCCTGTTGGGAATGGGATGCATGTCCATTATTATGATTTTTATACATCTGAGGATAACGGCCATAATCACCATGTTAAAGGCGTTGACCACCCTGCTCCTGGCAACAAATGA
- a CDS encoding MarR family transcriptional regulator produces MNALNNEILESFAEIHRAIYKLVKKDADSLGITVVQLKALYKLSATPDIGLGDLAEKLRLTNSTVSGVIDRLVQNGFVERTVPPENRRVISIHLTQKGNDILEKLFSSESLLIKKMRDVIDLPEEEKKNLIRLHELVLSKISIEED; encoded by the coding sequence ATGAACGCTTTAAATAATGAAATATTAGAATCGTTTGCTGAAATTCACAGAGCAATCTACAAGCTTGTGAAAAAAGATGCCGATAGCTTGGGAATTACAGTTGTGCAGTTAAAAGCCCTTTATAAGCTTTCAGCAACCCCAGATATCGGTCTTGGCGATTTGGCAGAAAAACTTAGGTTGACGAACAGCACGGTAAGCGGAGTGATAGACAGGCTCGTTCAAAATGGATTTGTTGAACGTACCGTCCCACCTGAAAACAGAAGAGTTATTTCAATACATTTAACTCAAAAAGGGAATGATATTTTAGAAAAACTTTTCTCTTCCGAATCACTTCTTATTAAAAAGATGAGGGATGTAATTGATTTACCGGAAGAAGAAAAGAAAAACCTAATAAGGCTGCACGAGCTCGTGTTGTCAAAGATATCCATAGAGGAGGATTAG
- a CDS encoding efflux RND transporter periplasmic adaptor subunit has product MNAKRLIFFNIVLLIILVGGGLAGYAYYNKSVNYITTDNAQISGQQITIAAPANGKLTDWNGKVGDKFRKDAQIGTVVSAGAGTAGPSGINITVPENGTVVQSNAVKDSFVGAGAPLALMYDLDNLWVTANIEETTIDEVEVGQDVDVYVDAFPNNSLKGKVEKIGLATSGTFSLLPSSNSTGNYTKVTQVIPVRVAIDDYRGLQLVPGMNVTVRIHK; this is encoded by the coding sequence ATGAATGCTAAAAGATTGATTTTTTTCAATATAGTTCTTTTGATTATTCTTGTTGGCGGAGGTTTAGCTGGCTACGCTTATTACAACAAATCAGTTAATTATATTACAACTGATAATGCACAGATCTCTGGTCAGCAGATAACGATTGCCGCACCAGCTAATGGCAAGCTGACTGATTGGAATGGAAAAGTTGGAGACAAATTTAGGAAGGATGCTCAGATTGGTACGGTAGTATCCGCAGGTGCAGGAACTGCTGGACCTTCAGGAATTAACATAACCGTTCCTGAAAATGGTACAGTCGTTCAAAGTAATGCTGTAAAGGATTCTTTTGTTGGAGCAGGGGCACCATTAGCTCTGATGTATGACCTAGACAATTTATGGGTAACAGCAAATATTGAAGAAACCACAATCGATGAGGTAGAAGTTGGCCAGGATGTGGATGTTTATGTTGATGCTTTTCCGAACAATAGCTTAAAAGGTAAGGTAGAGAAAATAGGCTTGGCAACTTCAGGAACCTTCTCTTTACTTCCAAGCAGCAATAGTACTGGAAACTATACTAAAGTTACACAGGTAATTCCGGTAAGAGTAGCCATAGATGATTATAGAGGGCTGCAATTGGTACCCGGTATGAACGTGACAGTGCGAATTCATAAGTAG